In the Endozoicomonas sp. SCSIO W0465 genome, CTACCCCAACCAGATTGAAGTGATCAGCTCTGAACAGATGCTGGATGCCTACTCATCGGTGGGGATGCCCCTGATGTACAATCACTGGAGTTATGGGAAAACCTTTCTCAATAACCAACAGAACTATCAGCGGGGGCGGATGGGGCTGGCTTACGAAATCGTGATCAACTCCAACCCCTGCATTGCCTACCTGATGGAAGAGAACACCATGCCCATGCAGGCCCTGGTGATCGCCCACGCCTGCTACGGCCACAACTCCTTTTTTAAAGGCAACTACCTGTTCAGGCAGTGGACGGACGCCAGCGCCATCATTGATTACCTGCTGTTTGCCAAGCACTACATCGCCCAGTGCGAGGAGAAACATGGCGTTTCAGCGGTAGAGGAGATGCTGGACGCCTGCCATGCGCTGATGAACCAGGGGGTCAACCGCTATGTTCGCCCCGCCCCGGTCTCTGCAGAACAGGAACAGGCACGCTTGCGAGAGCGTGAAGCGTACATCCAGCGCAACCTGAACGATCTCTGGCGCACCATCCCGGTCAGCGAGCAATCACAGTCGCATCAGGATGAACGGTTTCCGAAAGACCCGGAAGAGAACCTGCTCTATTTCATCGAAAAAAACGCGCCGTTGCTGGAGACCTGGCAGCGGGAGATCATCCGCATCGTGCGTAAAGTGGCGCAGTATTTCTACCCGCAACGGCAAACCCAGGTGATGAACGAGGGCTGGGCAACGTTCTGGCACTACCACCTGATGCATGAAATGTACGATGAAGGGTTGATCACCGAAGGCTTTATCCTGGAATTTCTGCATTCACACTCCAGTGTCGTGTTCCAGCCGGCCTTTGATGATCCGCGGTACAGCGGGATAAACCCCTATGCTCTGGGGTTCAATATCTTTCGGGACATCCGCAGGATCTGCGAACAGCCCACGGAAGAGGACCGTGAATGGTTCCCCGATCTGGCGGGCAGTGACTGGCTGGACGCCGTGCACTTTGCCATGAAGAACTTCAAGGACGAGGGATTCATTCTTCAATACCTCTCCCCCCGGGTTATGCGGGACATGCGCCTGTTCAGCATCGATGACAACGACATCAACCCCTATCTGGAAGTGGATGCCATCCATGACGAGCAGGGTTATCGGCAGTTGCGGGAAAACCTGGCCGCCCTATACAACCTGGGCAACCGGGAGCCCAATATACAGGTGTACGACGTGGATGTCCGGGGTGACCGTTCATTGACCCTGCGCCATTACCTGCACCAGAATCGCCCGCTGGACAGGGACAGTACCCATGAACTGCTGAAACATCTGCACCGCCTGTGGGGGTTTGATGTCAAACTGGACTCGGTAGACCAGGATAACATCGTCCAGTACATCTTTATTACGAAAAACACCGGCAGCAAAGAACAGGTTAAGGTGACGTCAAAGAAGCGGATCAACCGCTAGAGCTCACAGGCAGGATGCGTCATAGTGGGGGGGTGCCCGGTGCAGGTTACACCGGGACTTGGTGCTCCAACGCAAAGGTATGTCGATGAACGACGGTAGAATCATAGTTCATCGACCAATAATCGCAACCCCGGTTCTCATACACCGTGCAACTTCCGAGATTGACCGTAGTTGGCACCGGGCAGACCAGTTCACAGGAGCGTAGCGATGCCTGAAGTTACTGCGTATTCTGGTTAACTTGAACACCTATTCTGTTTCATTTGAACACCCTGAACTCCTTACACATTGCCCAGTGTGATTTTTAGACCAGGTGTTCAACTGCGTCCAATTTTCCAAGCTTTTTGCGCATGGATTCGCCTTTGAGTTCAATCCGGTGGGCATTGTGCATAAGCCGGTCAAGAATGGCGTCGGCCAGAGTTTCATCACCAATGCTGGCATGCCACTTCCGGGTGGGCAATTGACTGGTAACCAACGTGGAACCTTGCTCGTGCCTGTCATCCATGACTTCCAGCAGATCGTTCCTTTGTTGCTGCGTCAGTGGTTCCAGGCCCCAGTCGTCCAGAATCAGCAAGTCTACTTTTGCCAGTTGTTTCAACTGCCTGCTGTAGCTGCCATCACCGTGGGCAAGGATCAGTTCATCCAGTAGCCTGGACATCCGATAGTACCGGACACTGTAGCCTTTCAGACAAGCCATGTGCCCAAGGGCGCAGGCCAGGTAGCTCTTACCGGAACCACAAGGTCCGGTGATCAACAGGTTCCTGTACCGGTCAAGCCAGCCTCCTCCAGACAGGCTGGCCATCTGGTTCTGTTTGAGACCTCTGGGGTGTTCATAGTCAATGTCGTGTATCCGGGCAGCCAGTTTAAACCGGGCGCTTCTGAGCAGCCGAGCCAGACGTTTATTGTTTCGCTCTGTTTCTTCCTGCTCAGTAAGCAACGACAGTCGTTCTTCAAAGCTAAGGCTACTGTAGGTGCCCGGCTGGTCCAGCTGTTGATTGAGGGCATCTGCCATTCCGGTCAGTCGCAGTGACCTAAGGCGAGCCAGTGTTTCATTGATCATGTTCGCCTCCGGTTATTGATAGCAAATAGCGCCACGAATATTTTCGTGATCATCATGCAAGGGACCTGTCGTTTGTTTTAACTGTGGCTCCAATGGCATCAGGTCT is a window encoding:
- a CDS encoding SpoVR family protein, with the translated sequence MLVAEAPEKHTIRRKQPLSTGSEWTFELLDLYDREFARLADKFRLDTYPNQIEVISSEQMLDAYSSVGMPLMYNHWSYGKTFLNNQQNYQRGRMGLAYEIVINSNPCIAYLMEENTMPMQALVIAHACYGHNSFFKGNYLFRQWTDASAIIDYLLFAKHYIAQCEEKHGVSAVEEMLDACHALMNQGVNRYVRPAPVSAEQEQARLREREAYIQRNLNDLWRTIPVSEQSQSHQDERFPKDPEENLLYFIEKNAPLLETWQREIIRIVRKVAQYFYPQRQTQVMNEGWATFWHYHLMHEMYDEGLITEGFILEFLHSHSSVVFQPAFDDPRYSGINPYALGFNIFRDIRRICEQPTEEDREWFPDLAGSDWLDAVHFAMKNFKDEGFILQYLSPRVMRDMRLFSIDDNDINPYLEVDAIHDEQGYRQLRENLAALYNLGNREPNIQVYDVDVRGDRSLTLRHYLHQNRPLDRDSTHELLKHLHRLWGFDVKLDSVDQDNIVQYIFITKNTGSKEQVKVTSKKRINR
- the istB gene encoding IS21-like element helper ATPase IstB encodes the protein MINETLARLRSLRLTGMADALNQQLDQPGTYSSLSFEERLSLLTEQEETERNNKRLARLLRSARFKLAARIHDIDYEHPRGLKQNQMASLSGGGWLDRYRNLLITGPCGSGKSYLACALGHMACLKGYSVRYYRMSRLLDELILAHGDGSYSRQLKQLAKVDLLILDDWGLEPLTQQQRNDLLEVMDDRHEQGSTLVTSQLPTRKWHASIGDETLADAILDRLMHNAHRIELKGESMRKKLGKLDAVEHLV